The Juglans regia cultivar Chandler chromosome 1, Walnut 2.0, whole genome shotgun sequence nucleotide sequence agaaacatgtcaaatattgctcatgtctacacaatgcatgtcagaaaatattttctccttttcgttcagatttcatgagtgatgcaaataaacgaccgaggttgaatttttctcaagttttcatttcatcacaaaatatgtaaagttttcaagaagtcaacctcagtctcgaTAGttcgtataaaacctagcataggaaccccgcttacctggacttcttagcttttcgaaatATTTCCTCAGAAATGCCGAACTAAGAAAATTTATTCGTCACCTacaagataatcacgtaaatttccataagtctccaattaatctcgtattttgatattcaagcctaccgcttctaaaatagtccatttttaattcctcaaactcaaaattctcattattctcaacataccagcatcactttctaaactcatcaatatccgacttcgactaaacattttattttattctataatttacaatacaaagtaacataactataataaattcatgcatctacgcctaaataaaacacactttacaatccacgtatcatactcatgatttcaaatccgAATTACATAACCtaacttaattaagctaacaccCCAACACTACTTTGGAGGCGCACTaagagaacagaaaataaaataaaataaaataaaacaaaacgttattatttcctactattaatttaatatgattttacatatacatccgtatatatatatatatctacatatatttacaccagaaaatccgtatatatatatgtacaaatatatatatatatatatattacaccagaagaaaacaaataaattttcgtatacattcatgcatatatatatatatgtaagtacacGAGAAACAGAAAACTCACTTCACACAGTGCGGCGGAAGCACTTACGGAGGGTGGGGATATACACGGCGGCGTGGAGTGGCTCCTAGCGTGGGATGAGGCAGCGTGAGGCGGACCTGGGTGGAGGAATGACCTCGCCGGTGGTTTCTGTGGAGGCGCAGCACGGAGGAGTGCACAATGGAGGGTGATCACCGCGGCTTAgacaatgctctgttttttgacAACAAAAACAGAGTGTTTCGGAGCTTGAAACCGGGGCTACGTGAGTTGGATGGCAGCACCGTGAGACTGAGGTGGCGTGCGGTTGGGGTGATGGACTCCGAACGACCTAGATACCGGCGTGGTTTCGCTTGGTGTGGTGGAGTTGCTGCACGGAAGTGGCTCTGCAGGTGGCCATCTATTGTTGCAGACCGAGGCTTCAGTTTGGTGTTTTGCAGAGAAACCGTGGTCTTCTGTGAAGAGGGAACCGAGCGgcacttagtctagggttgtagttgcttcatatatatatatagatcaaaataGAAAGTGgatcaaacctaaataaaagggaagaaaaacatgCACAAAAATGGAAACGAAAAACGTGAACCGTGCGATGCGTGGCGTGAACCCGTgaaatgatttctgaaaacgtGAACCGCGTGCATGGGTCTAGCAATGCTGGGtcttacatcctcccccccttaaaaaaaattccgtcctcagAATTTGCTATAAATTGTCGAAACTCCCATCGAAAAGTCGTGGGTACTTATCTCGCATTTCTTCCTCCAACTCCCAAGAAGCTTCACTAATAGCATGATTTTTCCACAACACTTTAACAAAAGGGATAGTTCGAGTCCGTAGCACTTGTTCTTTCCTTTCCAAAATCCGAACTGGCTCTTCCGCATAAGTCATATCCTCCTGAATCTGAAGTGGTTCATAGTCAATAACGTGCGTCGGGTCGGGAATATATTTCCTCAGcatggaaatatgaaatacattatgCACTCCCGCAAGTGCCGGTGGAAGTGCTACTCTataagccactggtccaatccggtcaagaatctcaaatggcccaatatatcttgggctcaacttgcccttctttccaaatctcataaTTCCCTTCGTAGGTgctattctcaaaaatactttgtCTCCCACCTCAAACTCCAATTGGCGGCGACGCTtgtctgcataactcttttgtcggctttgagctgctttcattcttgCCCGAACGATATCTATCTTCTCTGTAgtctgctgaataatctctggtcccaaaagtttcctttcacctacttcatcccaatacaatggagatctacaccTCCTACCATACAAAACCTCATAGGGTGCCAttccaatgctagcctggaaactattattataagcaaactcaaccAACGGTAAATGGTGCATCcaagttcccttaaaatccatcacacatgccctcaacatgtccTCCAAGATttgaatagttctttctgactgtccgtctgtctgagggtgaaatgcaatactgaaatttaacttagtaCCCATTGCTTCCTGTAAGCTTTGCCAGAACTTGGAAGTGAAACGAGGGTCTCTATCTgacacaatggataccggtaccccatgcaacctcactatttccCGCACATACAATTCAGCTAGTTTGTCcaatttataagaaactttaatagGCACAAAATGAGCAGTTTTTGTTAGgcgatccacgatcacccatatagcatcttgtccGCTCAATGCCCTCGGTAGGCCCGTcacaaagtccatggagatatgctcccacttccactctgggATCTGGAGTGGTTGTAGTAATCCGGCTGGTCTCTGATGCTCCGCCTTcacctgttggcaagttaggcattgttctacaaatttagcaatttctcttttcataccattccaccaaaaagactctctcaagtCCCGATACATTTTGGTACTCCCTGGGTGAACTGTGTATAAAGAACGGTGTGCTTCTTCAAGAATTACTCTTTTCAGTTCTTCATTAGCTGGCACGCATAATCTACCTCTAAATCTTAAAACTCCATCTTCGGAAACGCTAAAGTCAGATCTGTCCCCGTTCCCGACTTCTTCCACTAGTTTCACCAACCCTAAATCCACCttctgagcagctttgattctatctaaTAAGGTTGGTTGAACTATCAAATTGGCCAAGAAGGTACTTGTATCACTAGTGATAACCTCAATACCGGCTCTTTCTAGGTCCATTAACAACCTATGTTGAGTGGTGAGGGCTGCAACTGCTGGTCCCACCGACTTCCTACTCAAGGCgtcggctacaacattagctttgcctgggtgataGTTGATGGTGCagtcataatccttgatcaactcgagccatctcctctgcctcatatttaattctttttgggtgaagaaatatttcaaactcttgtgatccgtgtaAATCTCACACTTTTCCCCATACAGatagtgtctccaaatcttaagtgcaaaaatgacGGCTGCAAGCTCCAGATCATGCGTGGGATAATTCTGCTCGTACGCTTTCAGTTGGCGTGAGGCATATGcaataaccttcccatgttgcatcagcACGCACCCCAAACCAAGCCTTGACGCGTCGCTATAAACTACAAATCCCCCTCTAGCCGTGGGAACTGCTAATACCGGAGTCGTCACTAATCTCCGTTTCAACTCCTGAAAGCTTTCTTCGCACTTTgttgtccattcaaacttattatttttcttggtgaGTGCtgtgagaggaactgctatcttGGCGAAACTGtcaatgaatcgacggtaataacccgccaatcccaagaaacTTCTAACCTCATGCACATTCTTCGGCGTCGGccaattaaccactgcttcTACTTTTCCCGGGTCCACTGAAATGCCATCTTTCGAAACTACATGCCCCAGAAATGcgattgaatcaagccaaaattcacacttcttcaatttagcaaacaactttttatctctgagtgtcccaagtaccagCCTCAAATGTTCCTCATGCTCGGGTTTGCCCTTGGAGTAAACCAATAtgtcatcaataaaaacaactacaaacttatccaaaaattcatgtaacaccctgttcatcaaatccataaatactgctggggcattagtcaggccaaaaggcatgaccaaaaactcataatggccataacgAGTCCTAAACGCCGTCTTAGCTACGTCCTCTGCtctgatcttcaattgatggtaacccgatcgaagatcaatctttgaaaatacctgAGCGCCCTGGAGCTGATCAAACAGATCATCTATACGGGgtagcgggtacttattctttatggtcacacGATTGAGTTCCCTgtagtcaatacacatcctcatcgatccatccttcttcttcacaaagaggactggagctccccaaggtgatacacTGGGCCTGATAAAACCCTTATCCAACAGGTCTTGCAATTGTTCCTTGAGTTCCACTAACTCCGACGGTGCCATTCGATAAGGTGCTTTTGAAAGGGGTGCCGTGCCTGGAGCTAGTTCAATAGTAAACTCCACTTCCCGCTCGGGCGGGAGTCCAGGTAAATCTTCTGGGAAAACCTCTGGATATTCTCTCACCACAGGTATCTGCTCTAAGTTCAACTCCTCTTTTGGTACTTCTACCACGCAGGTtaagaatccctgacaaccatcTCGTAACAATTTCCCAACTTGAACGGCAGATATGATGGGTGGATGCATCCTCACTTTTGAACCTGAGAATcgaaattcactttcttttgggggccTAAATATCACTTCCTTTTTAAAACAGTCTATGCTGGCGTGGTAGcaagccagccaatccatacccaagattacatcaaacccaaacatgttAAACACTATCAAATCTGCTGGCATCAATCTTCCCTCAATCAATAAAGGACACCCTGGTAGGAACTTGTCACAGACTACCGAATTTCCTGTTGGGGTCGCAACCACCAACTTGGACTTTAACTCTTCAGTTTCTAAGGTGCAAAATCGAGCATAGGTCATGGAAACAAACGAATGTGTCGCTCCCGAATCAAATAGTACAGTGgcatttttagaaaacaaagaaatagtACCTGTGGTCATAATCAACATCATTCATGAACTAAAATTTTTAAGTCTTAATCGTAATCCACAAATCAATATCTTAAAAACATAACCAAGAAGTCATACCCGTGATCACATCATTCCTATCCTCCGCCTCTCCAGGTGTCAGAGCAAAAACCCTTGCAGGTGCAGTAGTATGCTGCATGTTGCCTCGCGCTGTCCCTTCTGTTCTAGGTGGTGGTGGGGGCCTGCTGTTATCCAATCGTAGAGGGCAGTCCCTGAGATAATGGCCCGATCTGCCACAACGGTAGCATAGTCCCGCTTCCTTCCTGCATACTCCAGTATGCACTCGGTTGCAAGTTCTACATTGATACGCTTGATGGGTGCCCTGAACCATTCTTTTTCCTGAGCTACTaccttcatttctctttttccacgcTCCTTGGTCCATACCAAAATGAGGCCCCGAAGAAATAGTCCTCTTCTTCTGATCGTGCAATGCAGCGCTCCTTTGAAGGCTTCGCTCAAAAACTGTGGCCTTATCTACCAATTCTGAGAAATTTCGAATCTGGAAGCCCACTACTCGCTCATAAAGTTTTTCATTCAGCCCTTGTTCGAATTTACGCGCTTTCTTTTCTTCGTCAGGAATCAGATACGCAGCAAAACGAGATAATTCAATGAATCTAGCTGCATATTGGTGCACCGTCATGGATCCCTGCACCAGAGTGGCAAATTCCATTGCCTTGTCCTCTCGAGCCGAGCTTGGAAAAAATCGCTCAAGAAAAATCTGCTTAAAATGTGGCCAACTGACTATTTCTGTTCCCCCTGCTTCTCGGATAGTTCTTTCTGAGATCCACCATCTTTTTGCCTCACCGGTCAGTTTGAAAGTTGCATATGCCACCTTTTGTTCATCTGTGCAGGTTAACACCCGCAATATTTCCTCAATATCTTGCACCCAATCTTCAGCTAAGGTGGGTTCGCCTTTGCCATCAAATGAAGGGGGGTGCATCCGATTGAACTGTTCTATGTTACCACCTCCTTCATTAGAGTTGCGTTGGCGACCTACGGGATTTTGCGCGAGATCGTCTATTAACTGATGAGCTGCTGCTCGTAGTACTTCAGAAGCACTCGGGTTTGCTCCCCTTTCATTCTCGTTCACGTTCAAGTCCGACATACTTCGTTCGcgacgacgaggtggcatcctgtaataaagagaaaagaagtacGCGCAACAGTAGTAATGATTAAACTCCAAAGTCTAAAACTTTAACGCCATCAaatctatttaataaaagtctccaaaatcaaaccaaaccacAAACAACATGAATTCCACTCATAGACCTACAAAATCCTACACATCAAAGTCATTCCTAAAGTTCGTAAAATTTAAGACCTCGAATACCTATGATATTCTTCCTCATAACCCACTCCACCATCACATccaatctgaaaatgatttcttaaagcCTATCTATACTCCATGATCTTACGCtctatagtctgcagaacctcaaacctggctctgataccaactgtaacgccccgtacccgagggtccggagagttaactcatgtcactaacAAACCTGTCTCTTCCAGCACttaaaactccaaggacttcatgtttagcacacaattcatatttttccaaatagccataacaaaactccataagttatcattacaaaacataaaccaaaaggggtccacaatctcccaataacctcaaaaatataacaatacacCTTTAGGTATCAATAGGTTCAAACAacgtaaagtacttcaaatgctcaagttaaatccatctactaacaatggtactctagagtacccaatccttccatccatatctagccagcttcaattctattcccgacccccagctgggaaatcaatatcatctgaaaatatatgaagataaggggggtgagttatcaacaactcagtaagcagagaacatatactagcatgtaaacatgagccttttcagaaagttcaatatgccgaaataaaacattttatttttatatgcagatctcagaaaacgtgttatcagaaaatcagagcgacttttcaaacatttcatactcatgtcaacaattcatatttgaggatctatttcatattcaaaaacgctttggcataacataactgaacatctcaatcttatcatgtcatatcatataccatgtttaacccccgtggtagggttgtgctatccccggtggccaaaccaggcagtatcatgtagtgaacttcccctttttcaatctcggagccccgagtgtgcacacaggaaagaacacgtaaaaagaccactttgtttccaaagtgggtgcactcatatcatatcatggtggtaccaaccatatcacgtgaacagtatcatcatatcagaaccatattcagaacagataagtatgccaaagttttatcatatccatatcatatcaaaacacgtgcgaaacatattcatatcatttctatttgatcaaaaacagatccatatcatttcatatcacatgcataaaaatttcattgatatcatattcgctcttctgtatatttcagaaacatgtcaaatattgctcatgtctacacaatgcatgtcagaaaatattttctccttttcgttcagatttcatgagtgatgcaaataaacgaccgaggttgaatttttctcaagttttcatttcatcacaaaatatgtaaagttttcaagaagtcaacctcagtctcgaTAGttcgtataaaacctagcataggaaccccgcttacctggacttcttagcttttcgaaatATTTCCTCAGAAATGCCGAACTAAGAAAATTTATTCGTCACCTacaagataatcacgtaaatttccataagtctccaattaatctcgtattttgatattcaagcctaccgcttctaaaatagtccatttttaattcctcaaactcaaaattctcattattctcaacataccagcatcactttctaaactcatcaatatccgacttcgactaaacattttattttattctataattttacaatacaaagtaacataactataataaattcatgcatctacgcctaaataaaacacactttacaatccacgtatcatactcatgatttcaaatccgAATTACATAACCtaacttaattaagctaacaccCCAACACTACTTTGGAGGCGCACTaagagaacagaaaataaaataaaataaaataaaacaaaacgttattatttcctactattaatttaatatgattttacatatacatccgtatatatatatatatatctacatatatttacaccagaaaatccgtatatatatatgtacaaatatatatatatatatatttacaccagaagaaaacaaataaattttcgtatacattcatgcatatatatatatatgtaagtacacGAGAAACAGAAAACTCACTTCACACAGTGCGGCGGAAGCACTTACGGAGGGTGGGGATATACACGGCGGCGTGGAGTGGCTCCTAGCGTGGGATGAGGCAGCGTGAGGCGGACCTGGGTGGAGGAATGACCTCGCCGGTGGTTTCTGTGGAGGCGCAGCACGGAGGAGTGCACAATGGAGGGTGATCACCGCGGCTTAgacaatgctctgttttttgacAACAAAAACAGAGTGTTTCGGAGCTTGAAACCGGGGCTACGTGCGTTGGATGGCAGCACCGTGAGACTGAGGTGGCGTGCGGTTGGGGTGATGGACTCCGAACGACCTAGATACCGGCGTGGTTTCGCTTGGTGTGGTGGAGTTGCTGCACGGAAGTGGCTCTGCAGGTGGCCATCTATTGTTGCAGACCGAGGCTTCAGTTTGGTGTTTTGCAGAGAAACCGTGGTCTTCTGTGAAGAGGGAACCGAGCGgcacttagtctagggttgtagttgcttcatatatatatatagatcaaaataGAAAGTGgatcaaacctaaataaaagggaagaaaaacatgCACAAAAATGGAAACGAAAAACGTGAACCGTGCGATGCGTGGCGTGAACCCGTgaaatgatttctgaaaacgtGAACCGCGTGCATGGGTCTAGCAATGCTGGGTCTTACATAAAGTATTCCTCTTGCTATGTCGCGAGcaattccctttctttcttcccaaCAAGTCTGTTTTTCTGGTGTGAAGAGTATATCTGCGAGTGACCCATTGCTCATGTACTCGTATACCAAAAGCCTATGAGTTCCGTCATGACAGTACCCGAGTAGACGGACAAGATTTCTGTGATGCGTTCTCCCGATCACTTTCATCTCAGTCTGGAACTCTCTTTCCCCTTCAGCCAACACTTTCTCTAGCTTCTTCACTGCCACAATCTTTTGGCCATTCAATATTGCCCCTTTGTAAACTGTGCCAAATGATCCTCTTCCAACCTCTTCCCTAAAACCATCGGTCGCTTTCTCGAGTTCTGGATAAGTAAATGATCGCGGAGCAACATCGTCCCCCACCTCAGCATTTCCATTAACCGGGAGCTTTCTATAccagaaatgatttttatagaaCACAATTCCAGAAATTACCAGCATCATACCTCCAAAAGTAAGAAAGACAGCACTGATAATTAGCATTTCCAGTCTATGGCCTTCCTGGTTGGGTTTTGGCATATCAGCGGGTGTCGATTTCCCTACCTTGATGAAAGCTATGTTTGAATCAGTCAACTGCCTTCTCCCGTATCTCAATGGGAGCCTTTGTTTTCTGCACCTGCTGTCCTTGAATAGCGCAGCTTCACAGTTACAGTCCTCTAAGCAAGCTTGTTTGCAATCTTCTTTGAGTGGAAATGACAAAACAGAATACGAAATATCTTCCCATACGGTATTAGCCAGCTCGCGCATGGTGTATGTATTGTATTCATTCTTACTATTGCAATCTGCAGCATTGAAACTTTTCTCACAGCCTGCAGTCCGATTCCCCGGGTGTACCATTTCAAACCCAGGAAGACATACACATCTAGCTTCTGTATCATTCGAAACACAATAACCGTTTAGTCCACAGAGACCCTTGGGATCACACAAATCACCGGAAGATGACCATACAACTGACCAGTTTCCATTCTGTTTCAACTCATACGAGTACAGTCGGAATATCCCATCTGCATCAATTCTCATAAGATAAATAGTATCCTTTGTAGGATATCCTCCATCGGTTACATTCCTAATGTTAGCACCAGTAGCGTTGAGCAAGTAGAGATGGCCATCAGGACTAAAGTTTAGCGTTACGTTATCTCCACTTCCAAATGTGCCAGATCCCCAGTAAGCATATCCAGCGGTGTCTGGAGTGTCCACCGGATATTGAACAAGGTGTCCATCATGTTGCATCTTAAGACGAAAGATACCCGTTGAGTGATCAGTTGCTGATACACTAGAAAACAGCTCCGTACCTGCTAAGAGACGTTGACCGGGTAAAAGGGAATCAGTCGGATGCTCAAAACTCTGCCACTGTATTTCTTGATCGGAATTATAGAGCACAAAATTTCCTGTATCAAGCATGGCAGCTGAAGTAGACCCAAGAGAATCAGCTATGATGATTTGCGTTTGCTCTGGTGTCGATTGCAGGACAAGCGTGCCATCCCTTGAAAAACTCAAGGTAGCACTGCTGGAGACTGGAGGTACGTCACGGTTTGCAGTCCAGACAACAGTTTTTTGAGGAATTCCAGCAAGAAAAATACCAACAGCGTAGCCATTGCCTTGCTTATAAAATCCAAAAGCATAGAGACCAGAACGTGACAACCATGTAGAGTTGATTCCGGGTGTTAGATAAGAGCCTCGGCTTACATTGGACTCCATTTGTTGAGCTGAAGAAGTAAAAAATGtagagagaaggagaaacagAACGACAGAATCCATAAGGAGACAATCAGCTCACTCTTTGTGACGTCTCTGTTCTTTCCTGTTTTGTTTCATTAGAGAATAATTGTTTTTCGAGTGAAGTCGAAAGTATTTAAAGTTTACAAACAGTTGTTTCCTCTAATTTCAACGTCGACTATTCCGAGTCCTACCGAGACAAGTTATAACTATCTTGCGGACTACGCGTACGCAGGACCGTTGACGGATTCAAAATCAGACATTATATCCCTAACCCGGAGGACAGGATTAAAGTGCTTGGCATGATCAGAGAGAGGTTCACCACCAAATGAGAAATTAACACTAATCATACTCGCacgtttatttaaaatttagatccttaattattttcctaaggattttaaataaatagactaattaaGTACAGGAGATAATGGTGGACATGATCTAAGGAATTGAAAGCTACTGTCCAACCAAGAAATTAATACATGAAAACTGCAGTTTTTGATTATTCAATATATTTGGTATGCCATCGCCCGTCCCGGGGGTTGGGACTGCAATGCACGGTCATATTAAATTCGTAGGAAGACCCAAACGTTGATCTGtcaatattcaaatttgaatgcAAATAAATAGACCCAATGCTAAATAAATACTCATGTCATTAGATCAAGAAAATACTCTTGACATGTTAGTCAAAGTCTTCTGTGTAATGGAGGTCAACAATCCTTAATTGAGAGCCACGTACAATGATCAACTAATCCTAGTTACGTGTAAAAACTCTaactaaacatattttttatttttattttccttatcaaatatatgatgtatagataatgagtaaaaaaattcctttaatttaacaagaataaatcaaataaaaaatcagataTAGTGTGTagtataaaaatgatgagtTGAAGAGCCCTTATTTCGTGATTGTCAATAATGGGATTGGATTTCTACTCGTAAGGAAAGAATGTTCAATGTTGGATACCTTTCACGtggttgtattttttgttgaaaatggaatggtttcaaattctcaaaatacaTTACTGACGGCGGACCCTCCCCTTTAAGACTATAAATGAATCAGTCTGTTCGATAGCTCGCTCGATACTCTCTCTATTAAACTTGAATCGAATTCGACtcgtgaaaacaaaaaaattcgcTTATGAAAACATATATCTACTCGATTAATAAATGATACATACTAGACTCAACTCGGCTAAGACTCGTTAAGGTCCGCTTATTTACGTTTGAATCAACCCATTAGCTCAActcaattaaaattcatttatatattgataaatatacaCACATGCCTATgtatagatacatatatatgtattagttaataatataagtataacac carries:
- the LOC108990479 gene encoding G-type lectin S-receptor-like serine/threonine-protein kinase LECRK3, whose protein sequence is MDSVVLFLLLSTFFTSSAQQMESNVSRGSYLTPGINSTWLSRSGLYAFGFYKQGNGYAVGIFLAGIPQKTVVWTANRDVPPVSSSATLSFSRDGTLVLQSTPEQTQIIIADSLGSTSAAMLDTGNFVLYNSDQEIQWQSFEHPTDSLLPGQRLLAGTELFSSVSATDHSTGIFRLKMQHDGHLVQYPVDTPDTAGYAYWGSGTFGSGDNVTLNFSPDGHLYLLNATGANIRNVTDGGYPTKDTIYLMRIDADGIFRLYSYELKQNGNWSVVWSSSGDLCDPKGLCGLNGYCVSNDTEARCVCLPGFEMVHPGNRTAGCEKSFNAADCNSKNEYNTYTMRELANTVWEDISYSVLSFPLKEDCKQACLEDCNCEAALFKDSRCRKQRLPLRYGRRQLTDSNIAFIKVGKSTPADMPKPNQEGHRLEMLIISAVFLTFGGMMLVISGIVFYKNHFWYRKLPVNGNAEVGDDVAPRSFTYPELEKATDGFREEVGRGSFGTVYKGAILNGQKIVAVKKLEKVLAEGEREFQTEMKVIGRTHHRNLVRLLGYCHDGTHRLLVYEYMSNGSLADILFTPEKQTCWEERKGIARDIARGILYLHEECERQIIHCDIKPQNILMDDYGCAKISDFGLAKLLKPDQTRTFTGIRGTKGYVAPEWHRKLPITVKADVYSYGIVLLEIVCRRKSVDWSLPEDIAILEGWAYHCFESGDLDQLVGPDDEVDKKQFERMVKLGLWCIQDEPSLRPSMKKVLLMLEGTIDIPTPPSPTSFFSVI